A stretch of Episyrphus balteatus chromosome 2, idEpiBalt1.1, whole genome shotgun sequence DNA encodes these proteins:
- the LOC129910042 gene encoding cuticle protein 38-like, producing the protein MFKYTVVIFAIIACAVAKPAPGLLAAPLAYSAPLVAAAPGVVTATSSQVIARNYNGIATAPVFAAPVAKYVAAPVAAPLAARYVASPYASPLAYSAPLAAAPLGYAASYGYASPLSYSYASAPLLL; encoded by the exons ATGTTCAAATAC aCCGTTGTCATCTTTGCTATCATCGCCTGCGCTGTCGCCAAACCAGCACCAGGACTTCTTGCTGCACCACTTGCATACTCTGCTCCATTGGTTGCTGCCGCTCCAGGAGTTGTCACTGCGACCAGTAGCCAAGTGATCGCAAGGAATTACAATGGAATTGCAACTGCACCTGTTTTTGCTGCTCCAGTAGCCAAATATGTTGCCGCTCCAGTTGCAGCCCCATTAGCAGCTAGATATGTAGCTTCTCCATATGCTTCGCCATTGGCTTACTCAGCTCCTTTGGCTGCTGCTCCTTTGGGATATGCTGCTTCATACGGATATGCGTCTCCTTTGAGCTACTCGTATGCTTCAGCTCCTCTTCTGTTGTAA
- the LOC129910041 gene encoding cuticle protein 16.5-like, translated as MFKYTIVILAVIACAAAKPGLLAPSPLAYSSPLIAAAPGVVTATSSQVIARNYNGIASAPLLAAAAPVVAAPFAARYLASPYAAAAAAAPLIAAAPFAANYLASPYTAAPLGYSAPLTAAPLGYASAYGYASPLRYAASAPVLL; from the exons ATGTTCAAATAT ACCATTGTCATCTTAGCTGTAATTGCTTGTGCTGCTGCCAAACCAGGACTACTGGCTCCATCACCACTTGCTTATTCATCTCCTTTGATTGCTGCCGCTCCAGGAGTTGTGACTGCAACTAGCAGTCAAGTTATTGCAAGAAACTACAATGGAATTGCCTCGGCTCCTTTATTAGCTGCTGCCGCTCCAGTTGTTGCTGCTCCATTTGCTGCTAGATACTTAGCCTCACCCTATGCTGCAGCAGCAGCTGCTGCTCCTTTGATTGCTGCTGCACCATTTGCTGCCAATTACCTTGCATCACCATACACAGCAGCTCCTTTGGGATACTCAGCTCCATTAACTGCTGCTCCTTTGGGTTATGCGTCTGCTTATGGATATGCCTCACCCCTGAGGTATGCCGCTTCAGCTCCAGTTCTGTTGTAA